The sequence below is a genomic window from Microbacterium sp. cx-55.
CGGGCGGTGCCGCGACGCGGCGTCGCAGACCGGCAACGGCGCGGTCGGCACGTGGCCGACGCAGCTGCCCGCCCTGGCCGGCGCGCAGATCGACCATGTGCTCGCGACGCCCGATTGGACGCCGACGGGCTCGGTGGTCCTGACCACGCTCGACGACGCCGGCAGCGACCATCGCCCGCTCGTGGTGCAACTCGAACGCACCGGCTGACGTCAGCCGCGTCCGGTGGGAGACTGGAGGCATGGCAGATCCCACGGACATCCCCACGATCACGACGGCCGAGCCCGCACCCGCGCAGCCCTCGAACCGCAAGCAGCCGTTCCCGTCCGGATTCCTCCAGACGATCTCCGAAGGCTGGGCGCAGCGCCCCGAAGCCGTCGTGCCGCCGCGCATCGAGGCCGCGTACGCGGCACGCCGCCGCGATGCCCTCTCCGCCGTGTTCCCGGGCTCGCGACTGGTGATCCCGGCGGGCGACCTGAAGGTGCGCAGCAACGACACCGACTATCCGTTCCGTGCGCACACGGCGTTCGCGCACCTCACCGGTTGGGGCACGGATGCCGAGCCCGGCGCCGTGCTCGTCTTCGAACCCCGGCCCGGCGAGGGTCACGACGTCACCCTCTATTTCCGCGAGCGCGCCGACCGCACGACCGCGGAGTTCTACAGTGACGCGAGCGTCGGCGAGTTCTGGATCGGACCGCGCCCGTCACTGGATGAGGTCGCCGCCGATCTCGGCATCGCGACGGCCCACATCGATGCGCTCGAGCGCGCCGACGACGACCGCGTCGTCGAGGAGGACGCGGACCTCGACCGGGTCGTCTCCGAGCTCCGACTCCTCAAGGACGACTACGAGATCGCGCAGCTGCAGCTCGCGGTCGATGTGACCGCATCCGGATTCGATGACATCGTGCGCGAACTGCCGCGGATCATCGCGCACCCGCGCGGTGAGCGGATCGTGGAGGGAGTCTTCCACCTGCGCGCACGAAGCGATGGCAACGGCGAGGGGTACGACACGATCGCCGCATCCGGCGCGCACGCCTGCTACCTGCACTGGACGCGCAACGACGGCGCCGTTCGCCCGGGTGACCTGATGCTCGTCGACGCCGGCGTCGAGGTCGACAGCCTCTACACCGCCGACATCACCCGCACGATCCCGGTCGACGGTCGCTTCACCGACGTGCAGCGCCGCGTCTACGAAACGGTTCGCGAAGCGGCGGATGCGGCGTTCGCCGCGGCACGACCGGGAGTCCGGTTCCGCGAAGTGCACGCCGCGGCGATGGACGTCATCGCTCGCCGCGTCGCCGAATGGGGGCTCCTGCCGGTCACCGCCGAGGAAGCACTCGACGCCGACACGGGCGGGCAGCACCGGCGCTACATGGTGCACGGCACGAGCCATCACCTCGGGCTCGACGTTCACGACTGCGCTCAGGCGCGCCGGGAGATGTACTACGACGGTCTGCTCGAACCCGGAATGGTCTTCACGATCGAACCGGGCCTCTACTTCCAGGCCGACGACCTCACGGTCCCGGCCGAGTATCGCGGAATCGGCGTGCGCATCGAGGACGACATCCTCATGACCGCCGACGGCCCGGTCAATCTGTCTGCCGGCATCCCCCGCACGGCCGACGAGATCGAGGAGTGGGTCGCGCGCCTGCGCGCGTAGGTTCTGGGCCCGGTCGCCGCCGTCAGCGGCGGCCGGCCGCCCCGGCTCGCGGTGTCAGGCGCGGTCGGCGCTCTGCGGCGTATCGCCCGCCCCGGGCGCGGGACGCGTGGGATCGATCCGCTCGCCGTACCGCGGCGGTGCCTGCTCGGGTCGCGCGGGCGCGGGGGGCGCATCGCCCGGCTCCGCGGGAACGGGGTGCGCGGGAAGCGGCGGCGCCGCGGGAGCCGAGTCGGCCGTCTTCGCCGCGCCCAGGGCGGCGCGTGCGCGGTGCACACTGGAGGCCATCACCCGAACGTCGTAGTGGTCGGCCACGACCTGCATCACCGACGCGAAGTCGCGACGGCGGCGAACGATCGAGAACATCAGGATGCTCATCAGCATCCCGATCGCGATGCCCACCAGCAACACACCGACGAATGCCTGAATGGCCACGGTGGGAGTGCCGAGAACGAAGATGAAGGCGAACAGCACACCGAGAACGAGTCCGTTGACCGCGCCCGATCGCGCAGCCGTCGCGTAACCGAGGCGTCCGGTCACCCGCTCGATCGAGCGGAGCCCCTGACCGACGATCGCGATCTCCTTCGCGGGCACGTCCGCAGCGATGAGAGCGGATACCGCCTTCTGCGCTTTCTCGTACTGCGAGAACGACGCGACGGTCTCGCCCGCTTCCGCGGAACCGGCCGTGAACGGTGCACCCATGCTCATCCCCTCATCTTGTCACGCCCGCCTGCGCGTGCGCCCGGCACGTCGCGGCCGCCCGGTCTACGCTGGAACAGTGAGTACACAACGGGTCTTCGTCGCGCGCCTGGCCGGCTGCGCGGTCTTCGATCCGGTCGGGGACCGGCTCGGAAAAGTTCGCGATGTCGTCGTCATCTATCGAACGAACGATTCGCCGCGGGTGGTCGGCCTCGTGGTCGAGATCCCGGGTCGGCGTCACGTGTTCGTTTCGATCGGACGCGTCACGACGATCGAGACGGGTCAGGTCATCACGACCGGCCTCATTAACGTGCGCCGCTTCCAGCAGCGCGGCGGCGAGGTGCGCGTGCTCGCCGAACTCGTCGGCCGCAAGGTCACCTTCACCGACGGTTCCGGGCAGGCGGTCATCGAGGACGTCGCGATCGAACGCGACCGGATGGGCGCGTGGGACGTCGGCCAGGTCTTCCTCCGGAAGCCGAAGACGACCGCATCCCCGTTCGCGAAGGGCGCGACGACGTTCGCGCACTGGAACGACGTGCACGAGCGCCAGGCGCCCGGCGAGGCCCAGTCCGCCGAGCACCTCGTCGCCAGTTACTCCGAGCTGAAGGCCGCCGACCTCGCGAACACCCTTCTCGACCTTCCGCAGGAACGCCTGCTCGAGGTCGCCGAAGAACTTCCCGATGACCGCCTCGCCGACGCGCTCGAAGAGATGCCCGAAGAGGAGCAGGTGCACATCCTCGAGGCACTCGGTGAGGAGCGGGCCGCCGACATCCTCGATGCGATGGAGCCCGACGACGCGGCCGACGTGCTCGCGCAGCTCCCCGCCGACCAGCGCGAAGAGCTGCTCGATCTGATGGAACCCGACGAGGCCGACGACGTGCGCGCCCTGCTGCAGTACAGCCCCGACACGGCGGGCGGTCTGATGACGCCCGAGCCGATCGTGCTGTCGGCCGACAACACGATCGCCGAAGCGCTCGCGGTCATCCGCCGCCACGAACTGCATCCCGCCCTCGCGGCCGCGGTCTTCATCACCCTGCCCCCGTTCGAGACGCCCACGGGCCGGCTCCTCGGCATCGTGCACTTCCAGCGGATGCTGCGCTATCCCCCGCACGAGCGCCTCGGCGCCATGATCGACGACTCGATCGAGCCGGTGTCCGCGTCGGCATCCGCTCAGGAGGTCGCACGTCTCCTCGCCAGCTACAACCTCGTGTCGCTCCCAGTCGTGGACTCCGCGCACCGACTGGTGGGCGCGGTGAGCATCGACGACGTGCTCGACTACCTGCTGCCCGACGACTGGCGCACCGGCGACGCCGGCACGCCCGCAACCTCCGGCGTGAACGGGGTGCACACCTGATGGCCCGGTCCTCGCGAGCGCGGGTGCCTGCTCTCGACGCGCCCCGCGGCCGCTCCGTGATCATGAACCGTTCGCCGCAGCCCTCGCGCGACCGGTTCGGCCGATTCACCGAGTGGATCGCCCGGGCGATGGGCACCCCCTGGTTCCTGCTCGGGCTGAGCCTGTTCTGCGTGCTGTGGCTCATCTGGAACACGATGCTGCCGGCCCACCTGCGCTTCGACTCCGCCGACAACGGCTTCACCGCCCTGACCCTCGTGCTCTCCCTCCAGGCCTCCTACGCGGCGCCCCTCATCCTGCTCGCGCAGAACCGACAGGACGACCGCGACCGGGTGCAGATCGAGCAAGACCGGCAGCGCGCGGAGCGGAACCTCGCCGACACCGAGTACCTCGCTCGCGAGATCGTGGCCCTCCGGATGGCGATGACCGACGTATCCAGCGAAGCGGTGACCCGCGATGTGCTGCGCGACGAGCTGAAGGCGCTCCTCGAAGACCTCGA
It includes:
- a CDS encoding aminopeptidase P family protein — encoded protein: MADPTDIPTITTAEPAPAQPSNRKQPFPSGFLQTISEGWAQRPEAVVPPRIEAAYAARRRDALSAVFPGSRLVIPAGDLKVRSNDTDYPFRAHTAFAHLTGWGTDAEPGAVLVFEPRPGEGHDVTLYFRERADRTTAEFYSDASVGEFWIGPRPSLDEVAADLGIATAHIDALERADDDRVVEEDADLDRVVSELRLLKDDYEIAQLQLAVDVTASGFDDIVRELPRIIAHPRGERIVEGVFHLRARSDGNGEGYDTIAASGAHACYLHWTRNDGAVRPGDLMLVDAGVEVDSLYTADITRTIPVDGRFTDVQRRVYETVREAADAAFAAARPGVRFREVHAAAMDVIARRVAEWGLLPVTAEEALDADTGGQHRRYMVHGTSHHLGLDVHDCAQARREMYYDGLLEPGMVFTIEPGLYFQADDLTVPAEYRGIGVRIEDDILMTADGPVNLSAGIPRTADEIEEWVARLRA
- a CDS encoding general stress protein, whose amino-acid sequence is MSMGAPFTAGSAEAGETVASFSQYEKAQKAVSALIAADVPAKEIAIVGQGLRSIERVTGRLGYATAARSGAVNGLVLGVLFAFIFVLGTPTVAIQAFVGVLLVGIAIGMLMSILMFSIVRRRRDFASVMQVVADHYDVRVMASSVHRARAALGAAKTADSAPAAPPLPAHPVPAEPGDAPPAPARPEQAPPRYGERIDPTRPAPGAGDTPQSADRA
- a CDS encoding magnesium transporter MgtE N-terminal domain-containing protein — protein: MSTQRVFVARLAGCAVFDPVGDRLGKVRDVVVIYRTNDSPRVVGLVVEIPGRRHVFVSIGRVTTIETGQVITTGLINVRRFQQRGGEVRVLAELVGRKVTFTDGSGQAVIEDVAIERDRMGAWDVGQVFLRKPKTTASPFAKGATTFAHWNDVHERQAPGEAQSAEHLVASYSELKAADLANTLLDLPQERLLEVAEELPDDRLADALEEMPEEEQVHILEALGEERAADILDAMEPDDAADVLAQLPADQREELLDLMEPDEADDVRALLQYSPDTAGGLMTPEPIVLSADNTIAEALAVIRRHELHPALAAAVFITLPPFETPTGRLLGIVHFQRMLRYPPHERLGAMIDDSIEPVSASASAQEVARLLASYNLVSLPVVDSAHRLVGAVSIDDVLDYLLPDDWRTGDAGTPATSGVNGVHT
- a CDS encoding DUF1003 domain-containing protein yields the protein MARSSRARVPALDAPRGRSVIMNRSPQPSRDRFGRFTEWIARAMGTPWFLLGLSLFCVLWLIWNTMLPAHLRFDSADNGFTALTLVLSLQASYAAPLILLAQNRQDDRDRVQIEQDRQRAERNLADTEYLAREIVALRMAMTDVSSEAVTRDVLRDELKALLEDLDGRASGESLAVTAKREERRRRTERREKAERDARDR